TCATGCGAAGATCTCCTTCAGCCGCGCTTCGTATCGCACCTTGGCCTTCGCGACCTCACCAGCCGGATCCGGCGCGTGGAGCGCATGGACGAGCAGATATTTCCCGCAAGCCGAAACATCGACCGAGACCGTGCCGGGGGTGAGGCTGATCGTCCCGGCAAACACCGTGATCGCCTCGGGTGAGGTCAGTTCAAGCGGGATCGTCAGCCACGCAGGGCGCAGGTCGCGGGTGGGCTTGAACAGGATGATCGCGGCAACCTGGAAATTGGCGACCACGATGTCCCGGACGACCAATCCGACGTAGATGAAGGCTGGCAGGAACCGCACACGGGGCCGCCCGGGCCACCACGGCGCGGTCAGAACCGGCACCAGCACGCCGACCACCAGCCCGAGAAACAGTGCGCCGAAGGTCAGGTCATTGACCATCACGACCCATAACACGACCAGCAGAACGGTAAGACCGGGATGGGGCAGCAGGCGGCTCATGACGCGGGCTCCGTCAACACGGCTGCGGCGCTCTGCGCGGGATCGAGGACCTGCTCGGCGGCAGCATGAGCATAGGCGCTTGCCCAGCCGGCCCCGACCGAAAGCACTCCGAGCAAAGCCAGCGCGATGAGCGGCGCGGCCAGATCGGCGCGGGAAGCAGGCGCGGCGGGCATCTCGCCTTCCGCTGTCTTCCAGAACACCGCGCTCCCGACCCGTGCGAAGCCGACCACCCCGATGAAGGTCGTCCCGAGGATCACGCCCCACGCCCAGCCCCAGTCCGGCAGGGCCGCCACCGATTTGAGGATCAGCAGCTTGCCGATAAAGCCGGACAATGGCGGCAGGCCGGTTGCCGCGATGGCGGCAGCCATGAACATCAGCGCGATGCCGCTGCGCGCTGCAAAGACCGGGCTGGGGCTGGCCAGGTCTCCATCCGCGCCGCGTCGCCGCGCAACAACATCGGCGACAAGAAACAGCGCTGCTGCGGCCAGTGTCGAATGGACGAGGTAATAAAGCCCCGCGCCAAGGCTGTCGGCGCTCCATCCCGCGACCGCTAACAGCAATGTGCCGGTCGAACCGATCACCGCAAATGCGGCCTGTTCGGACAAGCTCCTCGCCACAAACACGCCCGCAAAGCCGACGATGGCACTCGCTATCGCGGCAGGCAGCAGCCATGGGGCAGGCACCCACGCCGCCGCGCCTGCGCCCTCGCCAAACACCTGCGGCACCACCCGGATCAGGGAATAGACGCCCACCTTGGTCATGATCGCGAACAGCGCAGCGACCGCGGGGGTCGAGACGGCATAGGTGCGCGGCAGCCACAGGTGCAGCGGCGCCACTGCCGCCTTCAGCGCAAACACGCTGACCAGCAGCAGCGCGGCGATCCGCAGCAGGCCCTGATCCTCGGGGGCAACCGCAGCCACCCTCAATCCCATGTCGGCCATGTTGAGCGTACCGGTCAGCGCGTAAAGCATCCCCAGCGCGATCAGGAATACCGATGAGCCGACGAGGTTCACCACCACATATTGCACCCCGGCCTTAAGCCGCTCAGGGCCCTGCCCGTGCAGCATCAGCCCGTAGGACGCGATCAGCAGCACCTCGAAAAAGACGAACAGGTTGAACAGGTCGCCGGTCAGGAAAGCGCCGTTGAGACCCATCAGCTGGAACTGGAACAGGGCATGGAAATGCCAGCCTTTCCGGTCCGCGCCGGTCACCACCGTATGCAGCAGCGCTACCAGCGCCAGCACCGATGCGAGCACCAGCATCATCGCCGCCAGCCTGTCAGCGACCAGCACGATCCCGAAGGGCGCGGGCCATTCTCCGACCGCGTAGGCAAGGATCTCCCCACCCGACACGCGCACCATCAGTGCAATCGCGCAGGCGAGCATCGCAAGGCACGACAGGAGCGAAATCACGATGCCCAGCTCGCGCCGCCGCCGCATCACCAGCAGCGCCAGCGGCGCGGCAAGCGCCGGGATGACCACAGGCAGGATCGGGAGATGATCGGCGAAGGTCACGGCTGCGCGTCCTTCTCCGTCACGCCGTCCTGCGCGTCGCACGGCACATTATCGCCATCGACATGATCGCTGCCGGTCTCGATAAAGCTGCGCAGGGCAAGGATCACCACAAATGCGGTCATCCCGAAGGTGATGACGATCGCGGTCAGCACCAGCGCCTGCGGCAGGGGATCGGTGTATTCGCTGATTGCCCCGCCCTTCACAGCGTCCCAGATCGGCGGGCGGCCGATGACCAGTCTCCCGCTCGCAAACAGGAACAGGTTCACCGCATAGGAAATGAGCGTGAGGCCGAGGACCACCTGGAAGGTGCGGGCGCGCAGGGCGAGGAATATCCCACCCGCCACCAGCACGCCGATCGCGCTTGCCACAAGGAATTCGTAGCTCATCATGCGCCCCCGCCGTCTGCTTCGGCAGCGCGGCCAGCGCGCTGGGCGATGTGGCTCAATTGCGCCAGCGCAAGCATCACCGCGCCGAAGACTGTCAGGAACACCCCGGCATCAAACGCCATCGCGCTCGCCAATTCGAACTTGCCGATCAGCGGCAGGCTGAAATAATCGAACCACGATGTCAGGAAGTTGGCGCCGAACACCGTCGCGCCAAGGCCCGTTACCATCGCGACCAGCACGCCCGCTGCGATCATCTGATGCTCGCCAAAGCGGCGGCGCGCGTCGGACCAGTCGAACCCGGCAGCGAGGTATTGGACGAGGAAGGCAATCGCCACCACCAGCGCTGCAATGAAGCCGCCGCCCGGCTGGTTATGGCCGCGCAGGAACAGGTAAATCCCCACGCTGAGCGTCAGCGGCAGGATGATGCGGCTGGCGGCGACCAGCATCATCGGGTGCCGCTCCGGCGAATGCGGCATGTCGGCCCGCCATGCTCTCAGCCGCTCCCCCGCCTTGCCCGTCGCCGCAGTATCGAGCAGCGCGAAGATGCCCAGCCCGGCGATGCCGAGGACGATAATCTCGCCCAGCGTGTCGAAAGCGCGGAAATCGACAAGGATGACGTTGACCACGTTCGTCCCGCCGCCGCCCGGCTTGGCATTAGCGAGGTGATAGGCCGCGATGCTCGGCCCCGGGTCGCGGGTCAGCATCGCCCAGGCGATTCCCCCGATCAGCAGGCCGCCGGTAATCGCCAGCGCCCCGTCGCGCCACTTGAGCGGGGCCGAGGAGAGCAGCGGCGGCCGCTTGGGCAGCAGGTTGAGCGCGAGCAGAAGCAGCAGGATCGTCACCACCTCGACCGAGATCTGGGTCAGCGCCAGATCGGGCGCGGAGAACACCACAAAGGTAAGACTGACGACAAGGCCGATCACGCTGATGTAGATCAGCACGCGCAGGCGGTTCCGGGAATCGTTCACGACGGCCACGGTCGCCGCGATGAGCAGCGCCCATGCGACAATCGCCGGCGCAGGGGCAGGCAATCCGGGGCGTGAGCCGGTGAGCATTCCGCCCCCGGTCAAAGCGCCCTCGACCACCAGCAGGACGATCACCGTGAAACTCGCCAGCAGCATGGTCTGGAGGGAGGGGGTGTGCGTGGCGACGATCGCCTTCCTCACCCACGCGTCTGCAAAGGCGAAGGCGCTTTCGAACATGCGTTTGGCATCGGGCAGGCGCGCGCGCTCCCATGCGGCGAGCAGCGGCTTGTGCTGCCACAGCAGCAGCACCCCGCCCGCGACGGCGGCGAGGCTGAGGATCAGTGCGAGGTTGATGCCGTGCCACAAGGCAAGATCGAACTCAGGCACAGGCGCGCCGGTGACAGCACCCGTCACCGCGCCCACCAGCGGCGCGGCGAGGGTCATGGGGATCAGGCCCAGCAACACCGCCAACGCCGTCAGCACGGCGGGCGCCACCCACATCCCTGCGCCCGGATCATGCGCGCGGGCAAAGGGTTCAGCCTCGCGCGGCTTGCCGAAGAACAGGTGCGCAGCGAGCCGCAGCGAATAGGCGACCGAAAGGGTCGCACCCAGGGTTGCCAGCGCGGGAAGCAGCCAAGGCAGACCGAACAGCACGAGCTTGGGCGTCTCGTAAAGCATCGCCTCCTTGGAGATGAACCCGCCCAGCGGCGGCAGGCCCGCCATCGAGGCTGCGGCGAGCGTGGCGATCAGTGCTGTGACCGGCATCGCCTTAGCCAACCCGCCCAGCCTGCGAATGTCGCGCGTGCCGGTTTCGTGCTCGACGATCCCGGCGCTCATGAACAGGGCGGCCTTGAAGGCTGCGTGGTTGAGAATGTGCAGCACCGCCGCGAGCGCCGCGGCCTCCAGCGAAAAGCCGAGCAGCATTACGAGCATGCCGAGCTGCGATATCGTCGAATAGGCGAGGATGCTCTTCAGATCATGCCGGAACAGCGCGACGCCTGCGCCGAAGATCATTGTAATCAGGCCAACACTGGTCACGATCAGCGTATAGACTTCCGTGCCTGCCAGCACCGGCCACAACCGGGCAAGCAGGAACACCCCCGCCTTCACCATCGTCGCCGAGTGAAGATAGGCGCTCACCGGAGTCGGCGCGGCCATCGCGTGGGGAAGCCAGAAGTGGAACGGGAA
This DNA window, taken from Porphyrobacter sp. ULC335, encodes the following:
- a CDS encoding Na+/H+ antiporter subunit C, coding for MSYEFLVASAIGVLVAGGIFLALRARTFQVVLGLTLISYAVNLFLFASGRLVIGRPPIWDAVKGGAISEYTDPLPQALVLTAIVITFGMTAFVVILALRSFIETGSDHVDGDNVPCDAQDGVTEKDAQP
- a CDS encoding Na+/H+ antiporter subunit E, whose translation is MSRLLPHPGLTVLLVVLWVVMVNDLTFGALFLGLVVGVLVPVLTAPWWPGRPRVRFLPAFIYVGLVVRDIVVANFQVAAIILFKPTRDLRPAWLTIPLELTSPEAITVFAGTISLTPGTVSVDVSACGKYLLVHALHAPDPAGEVAKAKVRYEARLKEIFA
- a CDS encoding monovalent cation/H+ antiporter subunit D, which produces MTFADHLPILPVVIPALAAPLALLVMRRRRELGIVISLLSCLAMLACAIALMVRVSGGEILAYAVGEWPAPFGIVLVADRLAAMMLVLASVLALVALLHTVVTGADRKGWHFHALFQFQLMGLNGAFLTGDLFNLFVFFEVLLIASYGLMLHGQGPERLKAGVQYVVVNLVGSSVFLIALGMLYALTGTLNMADMGLRVAAVAPEDQGLLRIAALLLVSVFALKAAVAPLHLWLPRTYAVSTPAVAALFAIMTKVGVYSLIRVVPQVFGEGAGAAAWVPAPWLLPAAIASAIVGFAGVFVARSLSEQAAFAVIGSTGTLLLAVAGWSADSLGAGLYYLVHSTLAAAALFLVADVVARRRGADGDLASPSPVFAARSGIALMFMAAAIAATGLPPLSGFIGKLLILKSVAALPDWGWAWGVILGTTFIGVVGFARVGSAVFWKTAEGEMPAAPASRADLAAPLIALALLGVLSVGAGWASAYAHAAAEQVLDPAQSAAAVLTEPAS
- a CDS encoding monovalent cation/H+ antiporter subunit A, with amino-acid sequence MPTGLTLLTLIALPFIAALAIALLHHASRAVHSAIAGAASAGGLALLAGLAPAVIAGSVPSAQWAWVPALGLDLTLMVDPLGLMFAGLILGIGLLVIIFAHFYLYKGEATGRFFASLMLFQGAMLGIVIAGNVLLLLVFWEMTSLASFLLIGFWQHKAEARQGARMALAVTGGGGLALIGGMVLLGMVAGSFDLATILTRGDVVRGSPLYPAILGLALIGCFTKSAQFPFHFWLPHAMAAPTPVSAYLHSATMVKAGVFLLARLWPVLAGTEVYTLIVTSVGLITMIFGAGVALFRHDLKSILAYSTISQLGMLVMLLGFSLEAAALAAVLHILNHAAFKAALFMSAGIVEHETGTRDIRRLGGLAKAMPVTALIATLAAASMAGLPPLGGFISKEAMLYETPKLVLFGLPWLLPALATLGATLSVAYSLRLAAHLFFGKPREAEPFARAHDPGAGMWVAPAVLTALAVLLGLIPMTLAAPLVGAVTGAVTGAPVPEFDLALWHGINLALILSLAAVAGGVLLLWQHKPLLAAWERARLPDAKRMFESAFAFADAWVRKAIVATHTPSLQTMLLASFTVIVLLVVEGALTGGGMLTGSRPGLPAPAPAIVAWALLIAATVAVVNDSRNRLRVLIYISVIGLVVSLTFVVFSAPDLALTQISVEVVTILLLLLALNLLPKRPPLLSSAPLKWRDGALAITGGLLIGGIAWAMLTRDPGPSIAAYHLANAKPGGGGTNVVNVILVDFRAFDTLGEIIVLGIAGLGIFALLDTAATGKAGERLRAWRADMPHSPERHPMMLVAASRIILPLTLSVGIYLFLRGHNQPGGGFIAALVVAIAFLVQYLAAGFDWSDARRRFGEHQMIAAGVLVAMVTGLGATVFGANFLTSWFDYFSLPLIGKFELASAMAFDAGVFLTVFGAVMLALAQLSHIAQRAGRAAEADGGGA